The genomic window CCCCGCGGGCCTCACCCTGCTCCGCTGCCCCGTTCGACCGGCCGGTCGTGCGGGGCAGCGGCGTCCCCGGGCTCGCCGAGCGCGCGCCCGCCCGTCCCACCACTTCAGGAGAAACCCCGCATGACCCAGCCCCAGCAGAGCACCTCGGAGAGCACACCGCGGTGGTTTACCGCCCAGCAGATCCTCGACGCCGTGAGTCCGCGGCGGGCCCGCGAGCTGCTGGCCGAGACCCTGCGGAGCGGTTTCCGCCCCGAGGAGGATCCCGCCCGTGACAACGTGGCGGCGGGGGAGGGCCACATGCTGCTCATGCCCTCCGTGCTGGGGCCATGGAGCGGCATCAAGGTGGCCTCGGTCTCTCCGGGCAACCCGCAGCGGGGCCTGCCACGGATCCAGGCGACCTACCTGCTGCTGGACACCGCCACCCTCACCGTGCGCGCCATGATGGAGGGCAACGCGCTCACCACGCTGCGCACACCGGCGATCTCCGCACTGGCCGCCGAGCACCTGGCGGCCCCGGGGGCCCGCACCCTGATGGTGTTCGGCACCGGTCCGCAGGCGCTGTCCCACATCGAGGCGTTCGCGGACGTCAGGGCACTGGACGAGGTGGTCGTGTGCGGGCGGTCCCCGGAGAAGGTCGAGGCGGCCCTCGAGCACGCACGGTCCCTCGGGCTGACGGCCCGTGCGGGTGACGCGGACGAGGTGGGCTCGGCGGACATCGTGGTGTGCGCGACCTCGGCGTCCCAGCCGCTGTTTGACGGGACGCTGGTCCGGGACTCAGCGTGCGTCGTCGCCATGGGATCCCACGAGCCCGGCGCCCGGGAGCTGGACGACGCACTGATGGAGCGCGCCCAGGTGGTCGTGGAGGACCGCGGGACCGCGCTGCGGGAGGCGGGGGACGTCATCCAGGCAGTCGCCCACGGGGCGCTGCAGGAGGACGCGCTCGTGCCGCTCGCGGACGTCGTCGCGGGACGCGCGGCCGTGGCCGAGGACCGGCCGCGCGTGTTCAAGTGCGTGGGGATGAGCTGGCAGGACCTCGCGGTGGCGGCC from Kocuria rhizophila DC2201 includes these protein-coding regions:
- a CDS encoding ornithine cyclodeaminase family protein, which codes for MTQPQQSTSESTPRWFTAQQILDAVSPRRARELLAETLRSGFRPEEDPARDNVAAGEGHMLLMPSVLGPWSGIKVASVSPGNPQRGLPRIQATYLLLDTATLTVRAMMEGNALTTLRTPAISALAAEHLAAPGARTLMVFGTGPQALSHIEAFADVRALDEVVVCGRSPEKVEAALEHARSLGLTARAGDADEVGSADIVVCATSASQPLFDGTLVRDSACVVAMGSHEPGARELDDALMERAQVVVEDRGTALREAGDVIQAVAHGALQEDALVPLADVVAGRAAVAEDRPRVFKCVGMSWQDLAVAAGVLEAAAD